Proteins found in one Dryobates pubescens isolate bDryPub1 chromosome 1, bDryPub1.pri, whole genome shotgun sequence genomic segment:
- the LOC128897691 gene encoding protein BTG1-like encodes MRTEISTAAAFVTRLLRAAGGIGEEQLRCFRECLQEALREHYKHHWFPLVPSKGSGYRCIRINHKMDPLIGKAAGMIGLSHERLFQLLPSELTLWVDPFEVSYRIGEDGSICVLYESPQPGGKATKPLESRISCKEEWRIGRSNPSKNYTMMTVSS; translated from the exons ATGAGGACCGAGATCTCCACGGCGGCGGCGTTTGTCACCCGCCTCCTGCGGGCTGCTGGCGGTATCGGCGAAGAGCAGCTGCGGTGCTTCCGGGAGTGCCTGCAGGAGGCGCTGCGCG AGCACTACAAGCACCACTGGTTCCCTCTGGTGCCCTCCAAGGGCTCCGGGTACCGGTGCATTAGGATCAATCATAAGATGGACCCCTTGATAGGAAAGGCAGCGGGGATGATTGGACTGAGCCACGAGAGACTCTTCCAGCTCTTGCCCAGCGAATTAACTCTGTGGGTCGACCCTTTCGAAGTGTCCTATCGCATAGGTGAAGATGGCTCTATCTGTGTCCTTTACGAAAGCCCCCAGCCTGGTGGGAAGGCAACCAAACCGCTGGAGAGCAGGATCAGCTGTAAGGAGGAGTGGAGAATTGGCAGATCCAACCCTTCCAAGAATTACACCATGATGACAGTTTCTAGTTAA